AGAAATAGAAATTGAACTTTCAGTACTGATTTCAGAGAAAGCGAAGTAGAACACACACAAAATATGAAAgaaaaaactttatttttcagCCATGACAAACTGAAAAACACAGCACATACAGTCAAATCAAGGAGCTGAATACAAAAAGGCCCTCAACTCATTTTTCTGGCTAAAATAGGAGAGTTATCAAACAGAACTGGAAAGAGGGAGCCAACATTTCAACTATGTCAATAAGAACCAGTTCTGTGTTGAAACCCTCGGTGATCTAGTGGCACCTTGGCAATCGTTTTGATCAATGGAATATGTTTCCTAGATCACGCGCATggaaattaaattaacaaattgAATAATGTATACACATCTTGAATCCAAATCTTTTGTTGCACACGTTTAGGAAAATTTTCATAATAGGTTTCACATTCATCTACGAAAGTCTCCattaaattttaagtgttaCTCATCTACCTAAATGAGAGACGATTTGGAATACACCAAAAACAGAGACTCtattcaatttttcttctttcaaaACTTCCCACTTCCTCCTTTTAGTAGGCACGACCAAACCCCAAAAactatttgtaatattttttttccaacaaCCGCATGCAATGCAACCCATATATAGAAAATagcaaaataaaaacaaatcggtaagaaaagaaaaggaagaaatTACCAAAAAGTCGTAGTAGTAGAGAAGCCAGAAGCAGAAACCATAATCCCAATAGAACTAGCTGCAGACATACACTGCCCAATCCTTATTACCAGCCCTCTTTTTTTCCCTGGACCGCCAAACACCTCTTTCATCTCTCTTCCAGCACCCTCTGAATTTTCGCATATTTTTTTGGCCAAAGATTAAATTTCTACGAGGTGGGTTTTTCTCCACAACAAGCAAGGATTCAAATTATCagataaaaaagaaaacttCGTGATTTTTTAAACAGCAAACGTCAAAATTCTCTTTACTCTCTCCACCAAGAAAGATGGGATACTGGGAGGGAAATGGGAGAACAGTGAGGGGACGATCTTCCGATTTCACAACACTGAAATGGGAATTGAGActgaaacttttttttttggatcaaaacatAATCCTGTCTGGTTAGAATTGAATGGTAGACTGTCATGATTATTTGTTGGAGGAGCTGATTTGAGACATATCTAATAATCTGCGATCTCGCGCATCTTTTCAGTATTTACGGatgctaaaaaaaaaacagaaataaaataaagtggAAAAGGAGATGGGAATTTGAGTAAACTTGAagtttttttaaatgatgaatcACGTGACAGTCATAGATCGTTCAAAGACATCTtacaaattcaaataaaatgtGCAAGGGTGCTGTTTCTTACATTTCCAGTTATGAATTTGTTGTTGATTGTAAATTTGGATAAATAAATACTTATCTCAgttcatattttttaacaatataTACAAAAGAAGTTATTAaactttttataaaaataaaaacacaaaaacttttataagatcatatttcaagtcaattttatgaaataaatgtCAATAAAAGTCCACAAAAACCAAAAGATTTTACAATATTGTTACACACCAACTAAATGAACTAAACCAGCAGGACAAAACTCCCCACTATTGTAACAACATAACTGATATCACCAAGTATTTGTTAATTGCACATTCAAACACACCCTTTTTTCACACATTTTTATCTATTTCGGTTGTTAGAATATTAACACCCAACAAATTACAGTCTACAAGCCAAAGGTTGTAAGTAGTAACATTTCcatccaaaaatataaaacaaaattatttttacagtTTTCTCTTCCAGTAACGAATGCACAGCCTAGCGTCCGCGAACCATACCAGTATGTAGCTAAGCGAAGAACCACATTTTGATAAAGATTGACAAGCCCATTTGCAGCACGAATGCAGAAATGACCACAATCGTGAGTTGGCTACTCTGAATATAAGATCTGAGGTTGAAAGCAACGAAGCTCGATGATGCAGCACCAGCAATTAATATTATAGTCCATCGCAAAAATTCAACTGGAATAACCAGCAGAAACTGGAAGTACCCAAAAAAAATGTCACATCACATTCTGAATACATTGGCAAATAAATGACTTGCAATAAGAATGCGTAAGATTGAATTTCATGCCTATAAGATAGCCATTTATACTTACAGAGCTTAAgacaaaaatgaaaagggaataTCCCCACAAGCACCAAAAGCGAACAAGGCTGGCACTTGAACCCATATATTGAAGCAAAAAGTAGTACGCGAGTGGAACTATGAGCGCATAACCATATATGGATCCTGCAGCCACATTTAAATAGTTGACATCAAAGGTCCATGACGAAATTTGGCTGCTGCTTCTTTGCATTAGGTAGGTGGCACAGTTTCCGAGGGAAGCAATCACAAAAACCAATGTTGTGGAGATCCAGACAAGACCGTAACTGAAATATGATAAATAGTAAGGATTCCAGATGAGTCTGATCGATCAGAAATGGAAAAGGACCACATTCTTCATCAAACAACTttcccttttttaaaaaaaaattagagaggaTCGTTGTCAAAGTGTCCCGATTAATATATCTTCTTATTGCTATTGTAGAATATGACAAGCTGGGAATCTACATGCCCACATGGGGAGAAATATAAGAGAGTGAACTTAAAACTCATCAATTATACACCACATGTCAATTCAAATATCTTCGTTGACTGGACAAAATACTCTGAGTTCCATTGTAAAAGGCATTTGGAATAAAATGGAAACAgataaaaaaatgtttcagTTATACTAAACTTGAACAGAAACAAGAAGAAATTAGAGATAGGCTCCTAATAAACTACAAAAAAGTTATGTTCCGTGGCATTTTATCTCAGCCCATCATTGTCTCAGGTAGTGTTGCAGTCAACAGGAGTAATACTATCAAGCTAAAGTTGTTCCTCAGTATTTTACAAGGGAATTTTTTCCAATCAACTGGATTATTTGACGCAGCAAAAAAATATGTTCTCCCAGGAAGAATACTTGAGACCAATGCCAAATAGTTTGGTCGATGGCCAttttcaatttaataattttattaatctaTAAACAAGCATTCCTAAATTTGCTCCTATCCTGTTCACATACACTTGTATCTTAATTTAAGGTTAAAGTAGAAAACTAGTTGAAAAGTAACCGGTGCAATTTTTTGAATTATCATATCATGTGCAATCCAAcaaaatatttagttttttcTCAGCActcacattatatatgcatcaATATCTATACAAGGCAAGTAAGCCCATTCCCATGAAAAGAATGGGATCAGGGAACGATATGAGGCTTGATTCATTTCAGACTTGGGAGGAAAAACGAACAAAGTTTTAGATAAAGAAGTTATATAAAATTAAGTATCAAAAGAATGTCAATAAGAGCATATACAATCACCATAAAACTTACAGATCAGGGTTTGCATCAATTTTGCTGACAAAATCTCCAGTGGTAGGATATAAAGAACTAATCAATCTGTTCAACACAATATCTGTGTCTACATTGAAATATTGTGAGCAGGAAGTGATGTTAAAGAATCCTTTCCAGTTTGTTTGTTGCTGCTCTCCACCATCTACAACCATTAGCCTTAGTACATAATTAAATTGCACAAGCAAGATCCTTTAGCTCAAATCATTAACTTATTCAATTATTAACAGTTTAACACTTAGAAAGGACTTGGGATAACTATGGATGCATCATCCACGCAAATATCTAAGAATCATTATCACATGAGAAAAGCTCGCCTTTGATACAAACATCACGCAAAAAGAGTAATATGTGAGTTCCTTAATACGAGATAAGAGAAAGATAGAACTAACAGCAAATTAACATTGTGCATTCAACAGGAAAAAAATCACCACACATCTTAAGTGACACATTCCATTCTCGCTAAAACCTGTATGAGATTTACTCACCTGAAAACCGGTAGATTGATCCCTATACTTTTACTTGAATTCATAGATTTTACCATTACTGTTCATGATTCCATTTCCAGTGTAAGATGTAGATTGTAGGTGAAACAAAGTTGGTGCGAAATTTTGTGACTGAATACTACACATGGCTCacatgagagagagagagagagagagagagagagagagagagagagagagagatgcGTGAATCATATTATTCAACTTTCTATGTGAATGGTcccacgttaataaaaaaaaaagtcccACATATGAAAAGAAGAATTACATCACCTTGGGTCAATTCCATAATACTTGGTAAACACCACACAATGAgacatttttttacttttttgggTTGATAATGTGTTGTACTcttaaatgataaagaaaattattCAAGAATTTGGTGATTTGCGGATAGAAAAAGAAGCAGGGCAGTTTCCTCTTGAAAtagaaatcaatattttatatgaaaGCTCAGAATTTACAGATGGCATAGCAGGCCTTACTTGCAAAAACACCCGGATGAAGGAGCTAACACCCTGGTGCTCCTCGATCTTTAGAAAGGAGACTAGTGAAAGTACCACCAGGTCATGCTTTCAAGAAAGGACTGGGGACTGGTAGAATGTATCTCAGTCCCTTCTCTATTATTTCCAGGCATCTCACATCTAATTGCCTATCCACCTACTTTATCCAATCAGTGACAATTCACAGTTTGTAGTCCTCTAATATTCTTTTAGCTATTCTACCATAACGAAGAACTTACAGAATACAACCGCTTTCAAATTCCTACTTCAACCCAGGAATCGTCGTTTGAAAATATGTATTTGCATAATCGGTAAAATTAGAAGCTAATAAAAGTGGAGGGATTTTGTTGGATGATAGAAAACAAAGTAATGCTTTAATCTTCACTACCAGAACACAGACACCATCAAATTTCAACAAAGACATAACTGCAAAATGCTGCAGTTCAACACACTCTGATCCCTGTGAAATAACTGCCATCAAAGAGTTGATGAGGAAAAATTCTCACCACTGACACCACCTACAGTTTGATATCCCTGACCCTGACCCCCACCTCCACCGTTGTTGGGAGGAAATATTTGCAAATTTGCACCAGGAACTACATAGAGTTTCaaaatggaaattataaactttGGTGGTCAAGATTCATCAAAAACAGAATCTTTGATATAGAAGCTCATACCTTCTTTATTGGTGGTCTTCTGGTCTCCACTAACAACAGCctgcaaatttttttaacatggaACTATAATTTCATCTAAAATATCAGCTGGGCAGCTGATTCAATTTGGTTTCCAAACATTTGTAATCATGATTTTGAATTAATCATCAAAGCACACCAAATTCTTGTTGGCTAATGATTAGTTAATTACAACAGCCACGACTACCAGCCCAAAATTGACAATAAAAGTAGTCCTCGCAAACGAATACGAGATTTCGTCAATTTTTCAAGCTCTCGGAGCTCCCAAACATAGTAATAAATTCATAACACCGATATCCATATCTCAACCACATCAGATTCGATCAAATAATTCCATAACGTAgcctataaaaaaatttctagcataaaggagaaaaagaaaaaagaaaagctaGACAACAGTAAATGCGTACCGGAACAGAGCCTAGCAAGTGGCTGGAGGGAAGATTGGCGAAGGACTCTTCCATCGGATTCAATCGATTAACGAAACGGGAAACACGTTGTATCCAAGCAGTGATGCTAGATGGGGTTAATTTCCGCAATAGCAAAAATGTTGGGGGTGTTTTTGTGATTTCGAATTCTTAGTTTGCAAGTTCCAATGTGTCggtccaaataaaaatattttcccggttaaatttGACTTTAGTAatgaaaattatgataaattataaaaatatcatttattctaattaaatattttttttattctctattaactttgagaaataaaaattaccgtatttaatatttaaatataatctaACATAACTTACTTGAGCATTCATTTTCATGAAATATACCGCattcatttaatttaagctCATATTATCTCCTTCCCGATTCTTCTTTCCATTTTTACATTtagttgtaattttttttgttttactaatatattaaaaactctataaataaataattttgaggccatgaaatgttattaatttaaagagttattaattaatcgataaaataataattttttattcgaCAAACATTAattgaattacataaaaatttattttgcttCATCAATGCACGGATCAATTTTTctgaattaatataaataaaaacatatataattctatttcactaaaattttcttatgtttgtaattttagagaattattatttatgatattaaaaaGATCATAGTTTTATACTTGGTTcttctgaaattttattatcttattaatttatcaaaattattaatttagcaTATTTTCTCAATTCGAGACCAAAAGAATATATTGTTTtagatatattattaatttataaattattaatatataggGGTTTTACCTTATCCTCTAGCTAAGTGAGTATTGAAAAATGTGCAActatttttgaataaaataaatactatgaaTAAATTTTTAGTCGTCCTCAAGTATTCGAGAATATCATTTAAGATTTTCCGGTGCAATGGACCGTGGTTAAACTAATATATACTTGCAATACTGAGGGCAAAAACTATATCAGGTCGAGTATACACCATACCATGTTTATTATTTCCAATGGTAGATTCATAATGAATATGAGTCATAATTTGTATCTCTTCTTCGGTATTAGGGCACAAAGACTTTAACATTAGTAGATACCATATCTTGGATTCCTCCATAAATATCTTTAGTATGATATCGATATATTTTGATGAAGTGAGAACTCATATCCGTTATCTTTTGATGTTGGAGTAAATACTTGTATTAACACAATAGCCTGCAAATCACTTTAGTCAAGTAACCCGTATTGGGCAAATCTTGTGTAACAAGCTCTCTGAAAACGTATTAATAAAGAGAATTGAACTTCTGACTATTGACTAAACGCTGTTTCACTCCATCAACTCGAACACCCATTAGTATCTCTATATTGAATTACTGGATTGAGCGCTCTAAATAAATGCCACTTTCCCACGAGATAAGTTCCAACTTCCGAACcagatttgaaatttaagttATCTCTaaaaaaattacgtttataCGATTcattataattgtttttaaaaataaatttttatctcaCTAAGTTgtattaattgattaaaatgGATAAACACGTGGAAAAAGAGTATTTTAAGATTTCAAAATTAAGGAATACTATATTGTAAAATCTCAAgcaaacaaaactattttttaaaaccaCATGAAACTATTaatatttcagaaaataaaaacaacaatATCAATTGATTGAAGTCCAAAAATTTAATCAGAACCAGGTGTGATAGCTAGGTTTAAACGAAATATCCATGCGGTTTTTTAGGTGAAACTTCTTGTGTGATTACGGCAAGTTTAGGACAGTTAAACGTTTTGTAGCGCATCGACAAAACGAAGCCATGacaattaatttgattttatatcAAGTAATGAATTGGCacacataaataataaatatgacacattttaatttaataaatacaccaaaataaatgaatttgttgA
The DNA window shown above is from Primulina huaijiensis isolate GDHJ02 chromosome 12, ASM1229523v2, whole genome shotgun sequence and carries:
- the LOC140989650 gene encoding uncharacterized protein; this encodes MEESFANLPSSHLLGSVPAVVSGDQKTTNKEVPGANLQIFPPNNGGGGGQGQGYQTVGGVSDGGEQQQTNWKGFFNITSCSQYFNVDTDIVLNRLISSLYPTTGDFVSKIDANPDLYGLVWISTTLVFVIASLGNCATYLMQRSSSQISSWTFDVNYLNVAAGSIYGYALIVPLAYYFLLQYMGSSASLVRFWCLWGYSLFIFVLSSFLLVIPVEFLRWTIILIAGAASSSFVAFNLRSYIQSSQLTIVVISAFVLQMGLSIFIKMWFFA